One Periophthalmus magnuspinnatus isolate fPerMag1 chromosome 8, fPerMag1.2.pri, whole genome shotgun sequence genomic window carries:
- the cdr2l gene encoding cerebellar degeneration-related protein 2-like: MLRAPGTMEEFETEEDEPWYDQRDLEQDLHLAAELGKTLLERNKELEDSLQQMYVNNEEQVQEIEYLSKQLEMLRDMNEQHAKVYEQLDVTARELEITNEKLVLESKSSQQKIDRLTCTMETLHAQVESLTARVEELRTLEELRVHREKKERRKTLHSFPCLKELCTAPRYEDGFLLANPGSVDLADKRPLDEENDRLRDIVTSLRAAMATERSKRETAERECASVLQEYERLEQRLLGAEGCHLRVQELEAELQEMQELRKSRACLIGGEDGLEALLNNTPETDNADEGAGLEEGGEGAGGEPGQQGVPVRKSCSDTALNAISARDASGRRQGSYAMHANGVRKRGMSILREVDEQYHALLEKYEELLGKCRRHEESLCHVEVQTSRPVSRDPSIKDYSMTSAGPSNKDYNTATAGPSTSSGAGPPTPPQTPSTPEALEGISRQVEQVDKRLSQNTPEYKALFKEIFSRLQKTKSDINASKSERRGKRKGRK, encoded by the exons ATGCTCCGTGCGCCTGGAACCATGGAGGAGTTTGAGACGGAGGAGGATGAGCCGTGGTACGACCAGAGAGACCTCGAGCAAG ACTTGCACTTGGCAGCTGAACTTGGCAAGACGCTTCTGGAACGAAacaaggagctggaggactctCTTCAGCAGATGTACGTCAACAACGAGGAGCAAGTGCAGGAGATCGAG TATTTGTCGAAGCAACTGGAGATGCTGCGGGACATGAACGAGCAGCACGCCAAAGTGTACGAGCAGCTGGACGTGACGGCCCGAGAGCTGGAGATCACCAACGAGAAACTGGTGCTGGAGAGCAAGTCCTCGCAGCAGAAGATAGACAG GTTGACCTGCACCATGGAGACGCTGCACGCTCAGGTGGAGAGTCTGACGGCGCgggtggaggagctgaggacgcTGGAGGAGCTCAGGGTgcacagagagaagaaggagcgACGCAAAACACTCCACTCCTTCCCCTGCCTTAAAGAACTCTGCACGGCCCCACG GTATGAAGACGGCTTTTTGTTGGCCAACCCCGGCAGCGTGGACCTGGCAGACAAGCGCCCCCTAGACGAGGAGAACGACCGCCTCAGAGACATCGTCACGTCCCTGCGCGCCGCCATGGCAACCGAGCGCTCCAAACGTGAAACCGCAGAGAGAGAGTGCGCCAGCGTCCTGCAGGAGTACGAGAGACTGGAACAGCGCCTCCTGGGGGCTGAGGGGTGCCACCTCAGAGTGCAAGAGCTGGAGGCGGAGCTACAGGAGATGCAAGAACTCAGGAAGTCCCGCGCGTGCCTGATCGGAGGAGAAGACGGACTGGAGGCCTTACTCAACAACACCCCCGAGACGGACAACGCGGACGAGGGGGCGGGGTTGGAAGAAGGAGGCGAGGGAGCCGGCGGAGAGCCCGGTCAGCAAGGCGTACCGGTGCGGAAAAGCTGCAGCGACACCGCCCTGAACGCGATCTCGGCTCGGGATGCTTCGGGACGGAGGCAGGGGAGCTACGCCATGCACGCCAACGGAGTACGGAAAAGGGGCATGTCTATACTGCGCGAGGTGGACGAGCAGTACCACGCGCTGCTAGAGAAGTACGAGGAGTTACTGGGGAAGTGCAGACGCCACGAGGAGAGCTTGTGCCACGTGGAAGTCCAAACGTCCCGACCGGTGTCCAGGGATCCTTCCATCAAGGACTACAGCATGACCAGCGCGGGACCGTCGAACAAAGACTACAACACAGCCACCGCGGGACCGTCCACGTCTTCAGGGGCCGGACCGCCAACCCCGCCCCAAACGCCGTCCACCCCCGAGGCACTAGAGGGCATCAGCAGGCAAGTGGAGCAGGTGGACAAGCGACTTAGCCAGAACACGCCGGAGTACAAGGCCCTGTTCAAAGAAATCTTCTCAAGGCTCCAGAAAACCAAGAGCGACATCAATGCGAGTAAGAGcgagaggaggggaaagaggaaggGACGCAAGTGA